The bacterium HR11 region GACGACGACGCGATGAACGGGCCTCATAAAGACGCTCCGGACGATTGAAAGATTTCCCACCGGGAGAAGAAGAAGGGAATCTCGAAGGCCGCCGACTCCGGCGAGTCGGACCCGTGGATGGCGTTCCGCTCGATGTTCATCCCGTAGAGCCGCCGGATCGTGTTCGGCGCCGCCTTCGCCGGGTCCGTCGCCCCCATGACCTGACGGAGGTGGTCGATGGCGTCGTCCCGCTCGAGGACCATGACGACGACCGGCCCCGAGCTCATGTAGGTCGTCAGGCTGTCGTAGAAGGGCCGCTCCCGGTGGACGACGTAGAAGGCCTCGGCCTGGGCCTTCGTCAGGTGGACCATCTTGAGGGC contains the following coding sequences:
- the ndk gene encoding Nucleoside diphosphate kinase encodes the protein MRQQTLAIIKPDAVQRGLVGAILQRLEEEGFRIRALKMVHLTKAQAEAFYVVHRERPFYDSLTTYMSSGPVVVMVLERDDAIDHLRQVMGATDPAKAAPNTIRRLYGMNIERNAIHGSDSPESAAFEIPFFFSRWEIFQSSGASL